The sequence CTGGGCCATGCCCTCAAGCTGGAGCACGCCCGGCATGATGGGATGGCCGGGGAAGTGGCCTTGGAAAAACGGCTCGTTGATCGAGACGTTCTTGAGCGCGGTGCAGGAGCTTTCGCCGAAGTCGATCACCCGATCCACCATCAGGAAAGGGTAGCGGTGGGGGAGGATGCGCATGACCTCGTTGACATCGAGGACGCTCTCCCCATCCGGGATGGTGATGGGGGATGGCACCATCGCCTTCATCCGCTCGTATTCCTTCTTGAGCGTGGAGGCCATCTTCGTGTTCGGGCCGTGGCCGGGCTTGACGGCGATGACGTGGCCGAGGATACGCTTGCCGGAGAGCATGAGATCGCCGATCAGGTCGAGCGCCTTGTGGCGGGCGAACTCGTTGGGGTAGCGGACGGGTTCCTTGGACATCACCTCGTTTCCGCGGATGACGACGGCGCTTTCGAGCGAGCCGCCCTTGATCAGGCCTTTCTCTAACAAGGGTTTCACATCCTCGTAGTAGACGAAGGTGCGGGCGGGTGCGATTTCCGTCTCGTAGGTCTCCGGCGATATCTCGGAGGAAAAGTATTGGGTGAATCGGCCTTCGGGGCCGACGTTGGTGACGGAGACGCGGAAGGTCTTGCTGGGGACGATGGTGATGATGGTGCCGTCGCCCATTTCCTGGTGGATGGGCTCGCGGATCTCCCAGACCTTGCGCGGGGCTTCCTGCTGGGCGATGCCGGCCTGCTTGATGAGCTCCACGAAGGGACGGGAGGAGCCGTCGCCGATTGGAGGCTCGTTGGCATCCATCTCGATGAGGGCGTTGTCGATGCCCATGCCGGTCAGGGCGGAGAGGACGTGCTCGACGGTGTGAACCTTGACCGAGCCCTCGGCCAGGGTGGTGGCGCGCTCGACGGTCTGGACCTTATCGACATCCGCATTGATGAAGGGCTGGTCGGGGAGATCGACGCGGCGGAACTTGAAACCGTGGTTCTCGGGGGCGGGCTTGAGGGTGAGCGAGACTTTCGATCCGGTGTGGAGCGAGGTTCCTTCGAGGGTGGCGGAGCCGGCGAGGGTCTGTTGTTTGGACATGAAAGTTAGTTTTCTTGGCGAAAGTGTTCAGTTTTCAGGGGAAGATTTCTCTTCGGGGGGAGCCGATTGATCGGAGGCGGGCTCTTCGGTTTGCTCCGGCGTGGGTTCCGGCGGTGTTGCCCCGGATTCCGGCGCGGATGGGGCCGCTTCGCAGCTTGGCTCTCCTGAAGCGGGTTCGGATGGGTTTTCTTCGCCGGGCACCGGGATGATTTCGGGCTCGTTGGCGTGCTTGTCTTCAGGAGCCTTT comes from Akkermansiaceae bacterium and encodes:
- a CDS encoding bifunctional UDP-3-O-[3-hydroxymyristoyl] N-acetylglucosamine deacetylase/3-hydroxyacyl-ACP dehydratase produces the protein MSKQQTLAGSATLEGTSLHTGSKVSLTLKPAPENHGFKFRRVDLPDQPFINADVDKVQTVERATTLAEGSVKVHTVEHVLSALTGMGIDNALIEMDANEPPIGDGSSRPFVELIKQAGIAQQEAPRKVWEIREPIHQEMGDGTIITIVPSKTFRVSVTNVGPEGRFTQYFSSEISPETYETEIAPARTFVYYEDVKPLLEKGLIKGGSLESAVVIRGNEVMSKEPVRYPNEFARHKALDLIGDLMLSGKRILGHVIAVKPGHGPNTKMASTLKKEYERMKAMVPSPITIPDGESVLDVNEVMRILPHRYPFLMVDRVIDFGESSCTALKNVSINEPFFQGHFPGHPIMPGVLQLEGMAQVSSILMLRKPENLGKIGYFLSADNVKWRKPVMPGDTLITEAKTTKVRGNIGQTSCRCLVNGEVVSEADLKFALFDR